The following proteins are encoded in a genomic region of Candidatus Methylomirabilota bacterium:
- a CDS encoding TRAP transporter small permease subunit — translation MNAQRLLGAIDHVSYWSGKAFAWLIVALTFVVSLEVFKRYILNAPTAWIFDLNSMLYGTLFMMCGAYTLAAAGHVRADFVYIYMKPRGQAALDLALYLLFFVPCMIGLIYAGGGFAADSWRIHEHSTVTAEGPPVYQFKTVIPVAGALVMLQGLAEIARCIMCLRTGAWPVRLEDVEEIDVVETQLGRSEYVDEESRRAALETAHAIDEAARHRSVMEEGVIHERAVKEDERKDS, via the coding sequence ATGAACGCCCAGCGCCTGCTCGGGGCCATCGACCACGTCAGCTACTGGTCGGGTAAGGCCTTCGCCTGGCTCATCGTGGCCCTGACCTTCGTGGTATCGCTCGAAGTCTTCAAGCGCTACATCCTGAACGCTCCGACGGCCTGGATCTTCGACTTGAACAGCATGCTGTACGGCACGCTGTTCATGATGTGCGGCGCCTACACTCTGGCCGCGGCGGGTCACGTGCGCGCCGACTTCGTCTACATCTACATGAAGCCGCGCGGCCAGGCGGCTCTCGATCTGGCCCTCTACCTGCTCTTCTTCGTCCCCTGCATGATCGGGCTGATCTACGCGGGGGGCGGCTTCGCGGCCGACTCCTGGCGCATCCACGAGCATTCCACCGTGACCGCGGAGGGGCCGCCCGTCTACCAGTTCAAGACGGTGATCCCTGTCGCGGGCGCCCTGGTCATGCTCCAGGGGCTGGCTGAGATCGCCCGCTGCATCATGTGCCTGCGCACGGGGGCCTGGCCCGTGCGGCTCGAGGACGTGGAAGAGATCGATGTCGTGGAGACCCAGCTCGGGCGCAGCGAGTACGTGGACGAGGAGTCGCGGCGGGCGGCCCTGGAGACGGCGCACGCCATCGACGAGGCCGCCCGCCACCGCAGCGTGATGGAAGAGGGCGTGATCCACGAGCGGGCGGTCAAAGAGGACGAGCGGAAGGATTCATGA